One window of the Enterobacter huaxiensis genome contains the following:
- the uspA gene encoding universal stress protein UspA, with protein sequence MAYKHILIAVDLSPESKVLVDKAVSMARPYNAKVSLIHVDVNYSDLYTGLIDVNLGDMQKRISEETHHALSELSTNAGYPITETLSGSGDLGQVLVDAIKKYDMDLVVCGHHQDFWSKLMSSARQLINTVHVDMLIVPLRDEEDE encoded by the coding sequence ATGGCTTACAAACACATTCTCATCGCGGTAGACCTCTCCCCGGAGAGCAAAGTGCTGGTTGATAAAGCGGTATCCATGGCACGCCCCTACAACGCGAAAGTTTCGCTGATTCACGTTGACGTGAATTACTCCGATCTCTATACCGGTCTGATCGACGTAAACCTCGGCGATATGCAAAAACGCATCTCCGAAGAGACCCACCATGCCCTGAGCGAGCTGTCTACCAACGCGGGCTACCCAATTACCGAAACCCTTAGCGGCAGCGGTGACCTGGGCCAGGTGCTGGTTGATGCGATTAAGAAATACGACATGGACCTGGTGGTTTGCGGTCACCATCAGGACTTCTGGAGCAAGCTGATGTCCTCAGCGCGTCAGCTGATCAACACCGTTCACGTGGATATGCTGATTGTTCCGCTGCGTGACGAAGAAGACGAGTAA
- the pitA gene encoding inorganic phosphate transporter PitA produces the protein MLHLFAGLDLHTGLLLLLALVFVLFYEAINGFHDTANAVATVIYTRAMRSQVAVVMAAVFNFFGVLLGGLSVAYAIVHMLPTDLLLNVSSGHGLAMVFSMLLAAIIWNLGTWYFGLPASSSHTLIGAIIGIGLTNALMTGTSVVDALNIPKVLGIFGSLIISPIVGLVVAGGLIFILRRYWSNTKKRARIHLTPAEREKKDGKKKPPFWTRIALIISAIGVAFSHGANDGQKGIGLVMLVLIGVAPAGFVVNMNATGYEITRTRDAINNVEVYFQQHPELLKKATGVDQLIPSPEAGATTAPGEFHCHPANAINALERAKGMLGDIESYDKLAVEQRGQLRRIMLCISDVTDKVAKLPEVNADDKRLLKKLKGDMLNTIEYAPIWIIMAVALALGIGTMIGWRRVATTIGEKIGKKGMTYAQGMSAQMTAAVSIGLASYTGMPVSTTHVLSSSVAGTMIVDGGGLQRKTVTNILMAWVFTLPASILLSGGLYWISLKLI, from the coding sequence ATGCTACATTTGTTTGCCGGCCTGGATTTACATACCGGGCTTTTATTATTGCTTGCTCTGGTTTTTGTACTGTTTTACGAAGCGATTAACGGCTTCCACGACACTGCAAACGCAGTAGCAACGGTTATTTACACTCGCGCAATGCGATCGCAGGTTGCGGTTGTTATGGCGGCGGTATTTAACTTTTTCGGTGTCCTCCTGGGCGGACTGAGCGTTGCGTATGCCATCGTGCATATGCTGCCAACGGATCTGCTTCTCAACGTTAGTTCTGGCCATGGCCTTGCTATGGTGTTCTCAATGCTGCTCGCTGCGATTATCTGGAACCTCGGTACCTGGTATTTCGGCCTGCCTGCATCCAGTTCTCACACCCTCATCGGCGCGATTATCGGTATCGGGTTAACCAATGCCCTGATGACCGGGACCTCCGTCGTTGATGCGCTGAATATCCCGAAAGTGTTGGGTATTTTCGGCTCTCTGATCATCTCCCCTATCGTGGGTCTGGTGGTGGCAGGCGGGTTAATCTTCATCCTGCGTCGCTACTGGAGCAACACGAAAAAGCGCGCGCGTATCCACCTGACGCCAGCAGAACGTGAAAAGAAAGACGGCAAGAAAAAGCCGCCGTTCTGGACGCGTATTGCCCTGATCATTTCTGCTATCGGCGTGGCCTTCTCTCACGGCGCGAACGACGGTCAGAAAGGCATTGGTCTGGTTATGCTGGTACTGATTGGTGTCGCTCCGGCCGGTTTCGTGGTCAACATGAATGCCACCGGTTACGAAATCACCCGTACCCGTGATGCGATCAACAACGTTGAAGTTTACTTCCAACAGCACCCTGAGCTGCTGAAGAAAGCGACCGGCGTTGACCAGCTGATCCCGTCTCCTGAAGCGGGCGCAACCACCGCGCCTGGCGAGTTCCACTGCCATCCGGCAAACGCGATTAACGCGCTGGAACGTGCGAAAGGCATGCTGGGCGATATCGAAAGCTACGACAAACTGGCTGTTGAACAGCGCGGTCAGCTGCGTCGCATTATGCTCTGCATCTCTGACGTGACGGATAAAGTCGCGAAGCTGCCGGAAGTGAATGCCGACGACAAACGCCTGCTGAAGAAACTGAAAGGCGACATGCTCAATACCATTGAGTACGCGCCAATCTGGATCATCATGGCCGTCGCGCTGGCGCTGGGTATCGGTACGATGATTGGCTGGCGTCGCGTGGCGACCACCATCGGCGAGAAGATTGGTAAGAAAGGCATGACGTATGCGCAGGGCATGTCCGCGCAGATGACGGCGGCCGTTTCTATCGGTCTGGCGAGCTACACCGGTATGCCGGTATCCACTACCCACGTACTCTCCTCGTCCGTGGCAGGTACTATGATTGTTGACGGTGGCGGCCTGCAGCGCAAAACCGTGACCAACATTCTGATGGCCTGGGTGTTCACACTCCCGGCATCTATCCTGCTGTCTGGCGGTTTGTACTGGATTTCGCTGAAGCTGATTTAA
- the uspB gene encoding universal stress protein UspB, which produces MISTVALFWALCVVCIVNMARYFSSLRALLVVLRGCDPLLYQYVDGGGFFTSHGQPSKQMRLVGYIYYQRYRDHHDEEFIRRCERLRRQFILTSGLCGLVVVSMIALMIWH; this is translated from the coding sequence ATGATTAGCACCGTCGCATTGTTTTGGGCGTTATGTGTGGTTTGCATAGTGAATATGGCGCGCTACTTCTCATCGTTACGTGCGCTATTAGTGGTACTTCGTGGTTGCGATCCGTTGCTTTATCAGTATGTGGACGGTGGAGGATTCTTCACCTCGCATGGACAGCCCAGCAAGCAGATGCGGCTGGTGGGATATATCTACTACCAGCGCTACCGCGATCACCATGACGAAGAGTTTATTCGTCGCTGCGAGCGCCTGCGTCGTCAGTTCATTTTGACCAGCGGTCTGTGTGGCCTGGTCGTGGTCAGTATGATTGCATTGATGATTTGGCACTGA
- the rsmJ gene encoding 16S rRNA (guanine(1516)-N(2))-methyltransferase RsmJ: MKICLVDETGAGDGALSVLAARWGLEHDEENLMALVMTAAHLELRKRDEPKLGGIYVDFVGGAMAHRRKFGGGRGEAVAKAVGIKGGYLPDVVDATAGLGRDAFVLASVGCRVRMLERNPVVAALLDDGLARGYADPEIGPWLQERLQLIHASSLTALTDITPRPQVVYLDPMFPHKQKSALVKKEMRVFQSLVGPDLDADGLLEPARQLATKRVVVKRPDYAPPLADVATTNAVTTKGHRFDIYSGTPE; the protein is encoded by the coding sequence CCGGAGACGGCGCCTTATCTGTTCTGGCGGCCCGCTGGGGGCTGGAGCACGATGAAGAAAACCTGATGGCGCTAGTGATGACGGCCGCGCATCTTGAACTGCGCAAGCGCGACGAGCCGAAGCTGGGCGGGATTTATGTCGATTTTGTCGGCGGCGCCATGGCGCACCGGCGCAAGTTCGGCGGCGGTCGCGGCGAAGCGGTGGCCAAAGCGGTTGGCATCAAGGGAGGCTATCTCCCGGACGTGGTGGACGCCACGGCGGGGCTGGGGCGCGATGCCTTTGTGCTGGCGTCGGTAGGGTGCCGCGTGCGGATGCTGGAGCGCAACCCGGTAGTCGCCGCATTGCTCGACGACGGGCTGGCGCGCGGCTACGCGGACCCGGAAATCGGTCCGTGGTTGCAGGAACGACTGCAGCTGATCCACGCCTCCAGCCTGACGGCATTGACGGATATCACCCCGCGTCCGCAGGTGGTTTATCTCGACCCCATGTTCCCGCACAAGCAGAAAAGTGCGCTGGTGAAGAAAGAGATGCGGGTGTTTCAGTCGCTGGTGGGGCCGGATTTGGACGCAGATGGCCTGCTGGAGCCGGCGCGTCAGCTCGCGACGAAGCGGGTGGTGGTGAAGCGCCCGGACTACGCGCCGCCGCTGGCGGACGTTGCGACCACTAACGCGGTGACCACCAAAGGGCACAGGTTTGATATTTATTCGGGTACGCCGGAATAA